The Triticum dicoccoides isolate Atlit2015 ecotype Zavitan chromosome 6A, WEW_v2.0, whole genome shotgun sequence genome has a window encoding:
- the LOC119314481 gene encoding uncharacterized protein LOC119314481 → MGNCLVIQDRREIKVMSVVDGEVLKPLPAPPLSKGALARVSGSSDADDALRPQKQGLDGRAGGMGQLHRLFPSDAKAPPAAAADPEGAVVRVKLVISKQELRRMLGKDDEAVSMDDMVALLRGGSEDRKQEDVGCYRGWRPALHSIPEGSGDLYSILA, encoded by the coding sequence ATGGGGAACTGCCTGGTGATCCAGGACAGAAGGGAGATCAAGGTGATGAGCGTGGTCGACGGCGAAGTCCTCAAGCCGCTCCCGGCGCCACCCCTCTCCAAGGGCGCCCTCGCACGCGTCTCCGGCTCCTCCGACGCCGACGACGCGCTCCGGCCGCAGAAGCAAGGCCTCGACGGCCGGGCGGGCGGCATGGGGCAGTTGCACCGCCTGTTCCCCTCCGATGCTAAGGCGCCTCCTGCCGCCGCGGCTGACCCGGAGGGCGCCGTCGTGAGGGTGAAGCTGGTCATCAGCAAGCAGGAGCTGAGGAGGATGCTGGGCaaggacgacgaggccgtctccatGGACGACATGGTGGCTCTCCTGCGAGGAGGGTCGGAGGACCGGAAGCAGGAGGACGTCGGTTGCTACAGAGGGTGGCGGCCTGCCTTGCATAGCATACCTGAAGGCAGCGGTGATCTATATTCTATATTAGCATAA